A single region of the Oncorhynchus keta strain PuntledgeMale-10-30-2019 chromosome 4, Oket_V2, whole genome shotgun sequence genome encodes:
- the bbs12 gene encoding Bardet-Biedl syndrome 12 protein isoform X2, protein MGSTIISQRLHVGLQQLTALAAVTHSFLGPNKNHKFIQDESTGESSLVCTCFRVLEHLDLTCSVGQLANETIQAHQKVFHSGAGCLLFMAGVWSRAALECLHRDISIPHIVSAMSEGLDICCKVCRSNSVSIEDVRPVASDSGTSVLQGFPHTVLRNPVTGMNLSHGALNNKKQSRIKLTHSRHFCANDEADENTTPGLFSHAVSSKGVDIPHLAEAVSHGCVDAMSLVVEVSKMQSKNDGSGDSCRTFDVKKLVTCTLPGLSEDHACVLPGCVILLSAEQASLVHHMKEQKWQVVLINGDLSEKYRHLGFNSKKDISRVIDKLDLKGLSKEDDWEDNVLTTLLKNNVNLVLVNGEASERLTQHCMSHRILVVERMKPDILKDFAETTGAVPVTYATQLSKHCVGTGVEISIWRDCSGNRRRASMAVNIVADRTALVTVVLTTSVHSKLQTLEDCFWGCAYRLHHTLKDRKLLPGAGKTELLCVQILQKHIKDNGEQTRGKDGTSAPQAKQGRAGNPHRADVFQLMADGWMDYISTLMLNSGTCSKVDAWTTINQQLIDLNGGLSLDANFSRLLLRDDTEDGMMSPDMKRSAGKVYDNMTVKLEAWRKALDLVFLVLQTDTEIITGIDPKQVEGQSNVMVL, encoded by the coding sequence ATGGGAAGTACAATTATTAGTCAAAGACTTCATGTTGGACTGCAGCAGCTCACAGCTTTGGCGGCTGTCACACATTCCTTTTTGGGCCCCAATAAAAACCACAAGTTTATTCAAGACGAGTCTACCGGGGAGTCGTCCTTGGTGTGCACATGTTTCCGCGTCTTGGAGCACTTAGACCTGACCTGCTCTGTAGGTCAGCTGGCCAATGAGACAATCCAAGCTCACCAGAAGGTCTTCCACTCTGGTGCGGGGTGCCTGCTATTTATGGCTGGGGTCTGGAGCAGGGCTGCCCTCGAATGTCTCCACAGAGACATTTCAATCCCACATATTGTGTCAGCCATGTCTGAAGGGCTGGATATATGTTGCAAAGTCTGCAGGTCAAACAGTGTGTCGATTGAAGACGTTCGACCGGTTGCTTCTGATAGTGGCACATCAGTACTCCAGGGCTTTCCACACACAGTGTTACGTAACCCTGTCACAGGGATGAACCTTAGCCATGGGGCCCTCAACAACAAGAAACAAAGCAGAATAAAACTCACTCACAGCAGACATTTTTGTGCAAATGATGAAGCTGATGAGAACACCACACCAGGGTTATTCTCCCATGCAGTGAGTTCTAAAGGAGTTGATATTCCTCACCTCGCTGAAGCTGTGAGCCATGGATGTGTGGATGCAATGAGCTTAGTGGTTGAGGTGAGCAAGATGCAGTCAAAGAACGATGGAAGTGGTGacagctgtagaacatttgatGTCAAAAAGCTGGTAACGTGCACTCTGCCAGGCTTGTCAGAGGACCATGCATGTGTTTTACCAGGTTGTGTTATTCTGCTCTCTGCAGAGCAGGCTTCCCTTGTACATCACATGAAAGAACAGAAGTGGCAAGTTGTTCTCATTAATGGAGATCTCAGTGAGAAATATCGCCATCTTGGTTTCAATAGCAAGAAAGACATCAGCCGAGTGATCGACAAGTTGGACTTGAAAGGCCTCAGCAAAGAAGATGATTGGGAAGACAATGTTTTAACAactctgttgaaaaacaatgtgAATCTAGTTTTAGTCAATGGAGAAGCAAGTGAAAGACTCACCCAGCACTGCATGAGTCACCGTATACTTGTGGTTGAGAGGATGAAGCCTGACATTTTGAAGGACTTTGCAGAAACAACAGGAGCTGTCCCTGTCACCTATGCCACACAACTGAGTAAGCACTGTGTCGGCACCGGGGTAGAAATCTCCATATGGAGAGACTGCAGTGGCAACAGAAGGAGAGCATCAATGGCTGTGAACATTGTCGCTGATCGCACTGCGCTGGTTACAGTGGTCCTCACCACCTCTGTGCACAGCAAGCTGCAGACCTTGGAGGACTGTTTCTGGGGCTGTGCCTATCGTCTACACCACACACTGAAAGACAGGAAACTACTCCCCGGTGCTGGAAAGACTGAATTGCTTTGTGTTCAAATCCTTCAAAAGCACATTAAAGATAATGGTGAGCAAACAAGAGGCAAAGATGGAACCTCTGCCCCACAAGCTAAACAAGGAAGAGCAGGAAACCCACACAGGGCTGATGTGTTTCAACTCATGgcagatggttggatggactacATTTCCACTCTGATGTTGAACAGTGGAACTTGTTCAAAAGTGGACGCTTGGACTACAATCAATCAGCAGCTGATAGATTTGAATGGGGGATTATCTCTAGATGCTAATTTCTCAAGACTGCTATTAAGAGATGACACCGAGGATGGTATGATGTCCCCAGATATGAAGCGCAGTGCAGGGAAGGTCTATGACAATATGACTGTGAAGTTGGAAGCATGGAGGAAAGCCCTGGATCTTGTTTTccttgtgttacagacagacactgagaTCATTACTGGCATAGATCCTAAACAAGTGGAGGGACAATCAAATGTTATGGTGCTTTGA
- the cetn4 gene encoding uncharacterized protein cetn4 has translation MASGYRKPNTNSNQRKKACPKPDLTEEQKQEIREAFDLFDTDGSGTIDVKELKVAMRALGFEPKKEEIKKMIADINKEGSGTIDFNDFLCMMTQKMSEKDSKEEILKAFRLFDDDGTGKISFKNLKRVAKELGENLTDEELQEMIDEADRDGDGEINEQEFLRIMKKTSLY, from the exons ATG gctTCAGGCTACCGAAAACCCAACACCAATTCCAACCAGAGGAAAAAGGCATGTCCTAAACCAGACTTGACAGAGGAACAAAAGCAGGAGATCAGAGAGGCCTTTGACTTGTTTGATACAGATGGCTCAGGAACAATTGACGTGAAGGAACTCAAG GTTGCCATGCGTGCCCTTGGCTTTGAACCAAAGAAAGAAGAAATCAAGAAGATGATAGCAGACATCAACAAGGAGGGCTCTGGGACCATTGATTTTAATGACTTTCTCTGTATGATGACACAGAAAATG AGTGAAAAAGACTCAAAAGAAGAAATCCTGAAGGCTTTCCGCTTATTTGATGATGACGGCACAGGAAAAATTTCCTTCAAAAATCTCAAGAGAGTTGCCAAGGAGCTAGGTGAAAACCTGACAGATGAGGAATTGCAG GAAATGATTGACGAAGCAGAccgagatggagatggagagatcaaCGAGCAGGAGTTTCTAAGGATAATGAAGAAGACAAGTCTATATTGA
- the bbs12 gene encoding Bardet-Biedl syndrome 12 protein isoform X1, with amino-acid sequence MILLASQKMGSTIISQRLHVGLQQLTALAAVTHSFLGPNKNHKFIQDESTGESSLVCTCFRVLEHLDLTCSVGQLANETIQAHQKVFHSGAGCLLFMAGVWSRAALECLHRDISIPHIVSAMSEGLDICCKVCRSNSVSIEDVRPVASDSGTSVLQGFPHTVLRNPVTGMNLSHGALNNKKQSRIKLTHSRHFCANDEADENTTPGLFSHAVSSKGVDIPHLAEAVSHGCVDAMSLVVEVSKMQSKNDGSGDSCRTFDVKKLVTCTLPGLSEDHACVLPGCVILLSAEQASLVHHMKEQKWQVVLINGDLSEKYRHLGFNSKKDISRVIDKLDLKGLSKEDDWEDNVLTTLLKNNVNLVLVNGEASERLTQHCMSHRILVVERMKPDILKDFAETTGAVPVTYATQLSKHCVGTGVEISIWRDCSGNRRRASMAVNIVADRTALVTVVLTTSVHSKLQTLEDCFWGCAYRLHHTLKDRKLLPGAGKTELLCVQILQKHIKDNGEQTRGKDGTSAPQAKQGRAGNPHRADVFQLMADGWMDYISTLMLNSGTCSKVDAWTTINQQLIDLNGGLSLDANFSRLLLRDDTEDGMMSPDMKRSAGKVYDNMTVKLEAWRKALDLVFLVLQTDTEIITGIDPKQVEGQSNVMVL; translated from the exons ATGATCCTTCTG GCGTCACAGAAAATGGGAAGTACAATTATTAGTCAAAGACTTCATGTTGGACTGCAGCAGCTCACAGCTTTGGCGGCTGTCACACATTCCTTTTTGGGCCCCAATAAAAACCACAAGTTTATTCAAGACGAGTCTACCGGGGAGTCGTCCTTGGTGTGCACATGTTTCCGCGTCTTGGAGCACTTAGACCTGACCTGCTCTGTAGGTCAGCTGGCCAATGAGACAATCCAAGCTCACCAGAAGGTCTTCCACTCTGGTGCGGGGTGCCTGCTATTTATGGCTGGGGTCTGGAGCAGGGCTGCCCTCGAATGTCTCCACAGAGACATTTCAATCCCACATATTGTGTCAGCCATGTCTGAAGGGCTGGATATATGTTGCAAAGTCTGCAGGTCAAACAGTGTGTCGATTGAAGACGTTCGACCGGTTGCTTCTGATAGTGGCACATCAGTACTCCAGGGCTTTCCACACACAGTGTTACGTAACCCTGTCACAGGGATGAACCTTAGCCATGGGGCCCTCAACAACAAGAAACAAAGCAGAATAAAACTCACTCACAGCAGACATTTTTGTGCAAATGATGAAGCTGATGAGAACACCACACCAGGGTTATTCTCCCATGCAGTGAGTTCTAAAGGAGTTGATATTCCTCACCTCGCTGAAGCTGTGAGCCATGGATGTGTGGATGCAATGAGCTTAGTGGTTGAGGTGAGCAAGATGCAGTCAAAGAACGATGGAAGTGGTGacagctgtagaacatttgatGTCAAAAAGCTGGTAACGTGCACTCTGCCAGGCTTGTCAGAGGACCATGCATGTGTTTTACCAGGTTGTGTTATTCTGCTCTCTGCAGAGCAGGCTTCCCTTGTACATCACATGAAAGAACAGAAGTGGCAAGTTGTTCTCATTAATGGAGATCTCAGTGAGAAATATCGCCATCTTGGTTTCAATAGCAAGAAAGACATCAGCCGAGTGATCGACAAGTTGGACTTGAAAGGCCTCAGCAAAGAAGATGATTGGGAAGACAATGTTTTAACAactctgttgaaaaacaatgtgAATCTAGTTTTAGTCAATGGAGAAGCAAGTGAAAGACTCACCCAGCACTGCATGAGTCACCGTATACTTGTGGTTGAGAGGATGAAGCCTGACATTTTGAAGGACTTTGCAGAAACAACAGGAGCTGTCCCTGTCACCTATGCCACACAACTGAGTAAGCACTGTGTCGGCACCGGGGTAGAAATCTCCATATGGAGAGACTGCAGTGGCAACAGAAGGAGAGCATCAATGGCTGTGAACATTGTCGCTGATCGCACTGCGCTGGTTACAGTGGTCCTCACCACCTCTGTGCACAGCAAGCTGCAGACCTTGGAGGACTGTTTCTGGGGCTGTGCCTATCGTCTACACCACACACTGAAAGACAGGAAACTACTCCCCGGTGCTGGAAAGACTGAATTGCTTTGTGTTCAAATCCTTCAAAAGCACATTAAAGATAATGGTGAGCAAACAAGAGGCAAAGATGGAACCTCTGCCCCACAAGCTAAACAAGGAAGAGCAGGAAACCCACACAGGGCTGATGTGTTTCAACTCATGgcagatggttggatggactacATTTCCACTCTGATGTTGAACAGTGGAACTTGTTCAAAAGTGGACGCTTGGACTACAATCAATCAGCAGCTGATAGATTTGAATGGGGGATTATCTCTAGATGCTAATTTCTCAAGACTGCTATTAAGAGATGACACCGAGGATGGTATGATGTCCCCAGATATGAAGCGCAGTGCAGGGAAGGTCTATGACAATATGACTGTGAAGTTGGAAGCATGGAGGAAAGCCCTGGATCTTGTTTTccttgtgttacagacagacactgagaTCATTACTGGCATAGATCCTAAACAAGTGGAGGGACAATCAAATGTTATGGTGCTTTGA